A genomic window from Natrinema sp. HArc-T2 includes:
- the purM gene encoding phosphoribosylformylglycinamidine cyclo-ligase: MTDTDDERTEADRLTYAETGVDIEASEDATAALLEAFGSDLTTEYAGLIDIGDRYLALATDGVGTKLMVAEAIEDFSTIGIDCIAMNVNDLVAAGVEPIAFVDYLAIDEPDDDLTNEIGEGLAVGLEESDMTLLGGETAVMPDVINGFDLAGTCAGLAGKDEILAGEADVGDVLVGFASNGVHSNGLTLAREAVTRNHEYTDAFPHDTDRSIGEELLRPTRLYTDLLEPMRDHGIRAAAHITGGGWTNLLRMGDNEYVIENPFPAQPIFEFVQEEGNVTDEEMHRTFNMGTGFVVALPEERADDLVADTDGQVIGHVEDGDSVEIRGLSLS, from the coding sequence ATGACCGACACGGATGACGAGAGAACCGAGGCGGATCGACTCACGTACGCCGAGACTGGCGTCGACATCGAGGCAAGCGAAGACGCAACCGCGGCCTTGCTCGAGGCCTTCGGCAGCGACCTGACCACCGAGTACGCCGGCCTGATCGATATCGGCGACCGGTATCTGGCGCTGGCGACCGACGGCGTCGGCACGAAACTCATGGTCGCAGAAGCGATCGAGGACTTCTCGACGATCGGGATCGACTGCATCGCGATGAACGTCAACGACCTCGTCGCGGCGGGCGTCGAGCCCATCGCGTTCGTCGACTACCTCGCGATCGACGAGCCTGACGACGACCTCACCAACGAGATCGGCGAAGGGCTCGCCGTTGGCCTCGAGGAATCCGACATGACCCTGCTCGGCGGCGAGACAGCCGTCATGCCCGACGTGATCAACGGCTTCGACCTCGCGGGGACCTGTGCCGGTCTCGCCGGCAAAGACGAGATCCTCGCAGGCGAGGCCGATGTCGGCGACGTCCTCGTCGGCTTCGCCTCGAACGGCGTTCACTCGAACGGCCTCACGCTCGCTCGCGAGGCCGTCACGCGCAACCACGAGTACACCGACGCGTTTCCACATGATACCGACCGGTCGATCGGCGAGGAACTGCTGCGACCGACGCGACTCTATACGGATCTGCTCGAGCCAATGCGCGACCACGGCATCCGCGCAGCGGCACACATCACGGGCGGCGGCTGGACCAATCTGCTTCGGATGGGCGACAACGAGTACGTGATCGAAAACCCGTTCCCGGCCCAGCCGATCTTCGAGTTCGTTCAGGAAGAGGGGAACGTTACGGACGAAGAGATGCACCGGACGTTCAACATGGGGACCGGCTTCGTCGTTGCGCTCCCCGAGGAGCGTGCCGATGACCTCGTCGCCGACACCGACGGGCAGGTTATCGGCCACGTCGAGGACGGGGACTCGGTCGAGATTCGCGGCCTCTCGCTGTCCTGA
- a CDS encoding metalloprotease — protein MSHRTTHTQEHDLTFSDRELRDLAVAWIALSVAFALIRAPFHRGLASVEEFTISVGISFVTVGVGFLLHELAHKVVAIEHGQIAEFRADYQMLFLALLGAVVGFLFAAPGAVYHRGQITTRENGLIAVAGPVTNLLLAALFVPLLMFAATPGFLPALLTAIGQMGVGINLFLAAFNMIPFGPLDGKSVLKWHKGVFALVFVPSVLLAGYVLFFVGLF, from the coding sequence ATGAGCCATCGGACGACTCACACCCAAGAGCACGACCTCACGTTCAGCGACAGGGAGCTACGGGATCTCGCCGTGGCCTGGATCGCGCTCAGCGTGGCGTTTGCGCTGATCCGAGCGCCGTTTCACCGCGGGCTCGCCAGTGTCGAGGAGTTCACCATCTCGGTCGGGATCAGCTTCGTGACTGTCGGCGTCGGCTTCCTGCTGCACGAGCTCGCACACAAGGTCGTCGCGATCGAACACGGCCAGATCGCCGAGTTTCGCGCGGACTACCAGATGCTCTTTCTGGCGTTGCTCGGTGCAGTCGTCGGCTTCCTCTTTGCCGCACCTGGGGCCGTCTACCATCGGGGCCAGATCACGACGCGGGAGAACGGACTGATCGCGGTCGCCGGCCCGGTGACGAATCTCCTGCTCGCCGCCCTCTTCGTCCCGTTGCTGATGTTCGCTGCGACGCCAGGCTTCCTGCCGGCCCTGCTCACGGCGATCGGGCAGATGGGGGTCGGGATCAACCTCTTTCTGGCCGCGTTCAACATGATCCCCTTCGGTCCGCTGGACGGGAAATCCGTCCTCAAGTGGCACAAGGGTGTCTTCGCACTGGTGTTCGTCCCGAGCGTCCTGCTTGCGGGCTACGTTCTCTTCTTCGTCGGGCTCTTCTGA